One genomic window of Ziziphus jujuba cultivar Dongzao chromosome 4, ASM3175591v1 includes the following:
- the LOC132803491 gene encoding protein ACCELERATED CELL DEATH 6-like, translated as MNRKPAKPMLQIGDEVKVQCPAADDIQMYPVISEQDGNSPGHRPTISQCPAVDDIEMDSEISEQDGNSPEHTSQTMCLRTTMNRRAAKPMLQTGGAVMLQCPAVDDMRIYHRICISEHGKPLEPKGSISSSEPAKYEIIRNQMKHRNMDFTQFYRAVTTNDIDSFHRLSTNLDLEISLFEQQASREDTLLHIAASLGYHLLVEEILMKFPELVKFTNSAGNLPLHVAASSGHLATLEILLVHGEKVNLSDSCSTSTSTSSNNLPLIRVTNNEKETALHLALKNRHNVIARMLFDKDPKVTHDVNSEGKSPLYMAAEARYMELFKAMMEHQDGNNPDDLMKQKILHVCFAGKIGAPGILDILLLKWKSAFTSVDESGRNPLSYAALVGYTEGVRRILNEFRESSYVADEKGFFPIHMASSKGHIDIIKEFLLHCPDSRELNNNQNQNILHLAAENGRAKAVRYMLKNPQLQILINERDCKGNTPLHLATKGSHPMVVSILTWDSRIDLQLMNKEGKTALDVALSFSTRMPSFRERLTWQALRHAGARRAQSTIVGMPIEPQNSKPEENTGKQVQTQTPDTEFYKDRANTLLLVATLIVTVTFAAGFSVPGKDDDSSEPSHGIMRNAVYNKFMFHTYIISNYIAFYSSSTAAVAIISLKFAVTLLGLALTMVSTAFMAGVHLVVSKNIGLAIFVLVMGLIGILAISMVFAPLFFPSSSLHRITRYILYYPFHLLVIVTRSDVDDNDKI; from the exons ATGAATCGCAAGCCTGCCAAACCGATGCTCCAAATCGGCGATGAGGTGAAGGTGCAATGCCCCGCCGCCGACGATATACAGATGTACCCAGTAATATCGGAACAAGATGGGAATTCCCCTGGGCATAGACCTACAATTTCGCAATGCCCCGCCGTCGACGATATAGAGATGGACAGTGAAATTTCGGAACAAGATGGGAATTCCCCTGAGCACACCTCCCAAACAATGTGCCTCCGTACTACAATGAATCGCAGGGCTGCCAAACCGATGCTCCAAACCGGCGGTGCGGTGATGTTGCAATGCCCCGCCGTCGACGATATGCGGATCTACCACCGTATCTGCATATCGGAACATGGGAAGCCCCTTGAGCCTAAAGGTTCCATATCGTCGTCCGAACCTgctaaatatgaaattataagGAACCAAATGAAGCATCGGAACATGGATTTCACTCAATTCTACAGGGCTGTTACCACCAACGACATTGATTCCTTCCACCGCCTTTCAACAAATCTTGATTTGGAGATTTCTCTTTTCGAGCAACAAGCATCTCGAGAAGATACACTCCTTCATATTGCAGCAAGCTTAGGCTATCATCTGCTCGTTGAAGAGATCCTCATGAAATTTCCGGAACTTGTTAAATTCACGAACTCAGCAGGCAATCTCCCTCTCCATGTTGCTGCCAGTTCCGGGCACCTTGCCACACTCGAAATTTTGCTCGTCCATGGAGAAAAGGTAAATCTTTCTGACTCTTGTAGTACTAGCACTAGTACTAGTAGTAATAATTTGCCGCTAATAAGAGTGACGAATAATGAGAAAGAGACAGCCTTGCATTTGGCATTGAAGAATCGACACAACGTGATCGCCCGAATGTTGTTCGACAAAGATCCAAAAGTGACACACGATGTGAACAGTGAAGGAAAATCTCCTCTGTATATGGCTGCTGAAGCTCGTTACATGGAGCTTTTTAAGGCCATGATGGAGCATCAAGATGGAAATAACCCTGATGATCTTATGAAACAAAAAATTCTCCATGTTTGCTTTGCTGGAAAGATTGGAG CACCAGGTATTTTGGACATTTTATTGCTGAAGTGGAAATCTGCCTTTACATCGGTTGATGAAAGTGGGAGaaatcctctctcctatgcggCACTAGTAGGTTATACGGAAGGAGTTAGACGTATACTAAATGAATTTAGAGAATCTTCATATGTTGCTGATGAAAAAGGCTTCTTTCCTATTCACATGGCATCTAGTAAAGGTCATATAGATATAATCAAAGAGTTTCTGCTGCATTGTCCCGATTCAAGAGAGCTGAACAATAATCAAAATCAGAATATTCTTCATCTAGCCGCAGAGAATGGAAGGGCCAAAGCAGTAAGATATATGCTAAAGAATCCTCAActtcaaattttgataaatgaaaGAGATTGCAAAGGAAACACTCCTTTACACTTGGCCACAAAAGGTAGTCATCCTATGGTTGTTAGCATTTTGACATGGGATTCCAGAATTGACCTACAACTCATGAACAAAGAAGGAAAGACAGCTCTTGACGTTGCTCTGAGTTTTAGCACCAGGATGCCCTCATTTCGTGAG CGACTGACATGGCAAGCCTTGAGGCACGCCGGTGCTCGACGAGCTCAGAGCACAATCGTTGGCATGCCTATTGAGCCCCAAAACTCGAAACCAGAAGAGAATACTGGAAAACAAGTGCAGACACAGACACCGGACACGGAATTTTACAAGGATAGAGCTAATACTCTTCTGTTAGTTGCAACGCTTATTGTCACCGTAACTTTCGCTGCCGGATTCTCTGTGCCAGGCAAAGATGATGACAGCTCGGAGCCAAGCCATGGAATAATGAGAAACGCAGTCTACAACAAGTTCATGTTTCATACATACATAATCAGCAACTACATAGCTTTTTATAGCTCCTCTACAGCTGCTGTTGCAATTATTTCCCTTAAATTCGCGGTAACATTGTTGGGGTTAGCTCTGACCATGGTATCGACAGCATTCATGGCAGGAGTTCATCTGGTAGTGAGCAAAAACATAGGGCTTGCCATTTTTGTCTTAGTCATGGGCTTGATTGGCATCCTTGCTATATCAATGGTATTTGCTCCACTTTTTTTCCCAAGTTCCTCACTTCATCGCATTACACGCTACATTTTATATTATCCCTTCCATTTGTTGGTAATAGTTACAAGAAGTGATGTTGATGACAATGATAAAATCTAA